The DNA region CTCCGCGGGTTCGCGCGGGCGCGACGCTGAACCTCGACCGCCTCCGCAATCTGCTCGCCCACCGTGATGGAGGGGTTGAGACTGCTCATCGGGTCCTGAAACACCATGCTGAACGAGGGACCGCGGAGCGACCGGCGGACGCCTTTGGGCAACTGCCGCAGGTCGACGAACTCGCCGTCGACGGCGTCGGCTCGTTTCTCGCGGAACTCGTCGGCGAGGTCGGCGTTCCGGTACCACACCTCGCCGCCGGTGACCCGGCCGGGCGACTCGATGAGGTCGATGACCGACAGCGCGGTCACCGACTTGCCGCTCCCCGATTCGCCGACGATGCCGAATATCTCGCCGTCGCGGACGTCGAAGCTGACGCCCTCAACGGCGTTTATCTGTCCTTCCTCCGTGAAGAACCGTGTCTTGAGGTCTCTGACTCTGAGTATCTCGTCCATTTAGACGCCTCCTTCCCCTTCGATGCTTGGGTCGAGCGCGTCGCGTAGCCAGTCGCCGACGAGGTTGACCCCGATGACGGCGAAGACGATGGCGACGCCGGGAATCGACGCGATCCACCACGCCGACGCCAGGTAGTTACGGCCCTGTGCGATGTCGAGCCCCCACGAGAGGTTCGCCCCCGAGAAGCCGAGGTACGACAGCGAACTCTCCAGGAGGATGATGGCGGCGACCTGAATCGTCGCCAACACCAGGATGGGGGTGATGCTGTTGGGGAGGACGTGACGGAGCATGATGGAGCCGTCGCTCGCGCCGAGCGCGCGGGCGGCCTTCACGTACTCCTCGTTGCGGAGGCTGAGCGCCTCGCCGCGGGCGACGCGGGCGAACCACACCCAGTTCACCAGCGCGACGACGAGGACGACGGTCCCCGGTAAGACGATGCTCGACGGCATCTCGGGCGCGAGTCCGAGCGCGACGAACGGGTCGGGTATCCGTATCGTCACCCCGCCGAACAGGCCGATGAGCGCGATAGCCAAGACGAGCGAGGGGAACGCCAACATGATGTCGGACATCCGCATCAGTCCGTCGTCGACGCGGCCGCCGTAGTAGCCGGCGGTGAGACCGACGGTGACCCCGATGAGCACCGCCAGCATCGTGCCGAACAGGCCGACGAGCAGCGAGGTACGTGCGCCGTAGATGGTCCGCGAGAGCATGTCGCGGCCAAGCGCGTCGGTGCCGAGCGGGTGGGCCATCGTCGCGTTGACCGTCACCTCCTCCTCGACGGTCTCGATCTCGCCGTCGACCATCTCCGAACGCGTCTCGTTCTCGGTCGTACTGAAGCCGAGCGGCGGTACCTGCGAGTTCTGCAGGTCCTGCTGATACGGGTCGTACGGCGCGAGGAACGGCGCGAACATCGCGACGAGGATGATAGCGAGCACCAGCACGATGCCGATCTTCGCGAGCGCGCTCCCCCGAAGTTCGCGGCGGAGGTTCCGCCACGTGCGTGGAGAGACCATCAGTCGTACACCACCTGAGGGTTGACGTACGCGTACAGCGCGTCGACGGCGATGTTGACGAAGACGAAACTCGTCCCGATCACGATGAGACTGCCCTGGATGAGCGGCCAGTCGCGGGTGTTGATGCTGTTGATGACCAAGGTCCCGAGTCCGGGCCACGCGAACACCGCCTCGGTGATGACCGCGCCGCCGATGAGCGACCCCAACTGCAGGCCGAGGACGGTGATGACCGGAATGAGCGTGTTCCGCAGCGCGTGTTTGTAGCGCACGAGCGTCTCGGGGAGTCCCTTCGCGCGCGCGGCGTCGACGTAGCTCTTGCCGAGTTCGTCGAGCATCCCGCTACGGGTGAGACGCGTCACGAGCGCCGTGAAGTACGTCCCGAGCGTGATGGCCGGGAGCGTGATGTGCTGCAACCAGAGGACGATTCCGGCGTAGTTGCCCGATAACACCAGGAGTTCGAACGCCTGCCCGAACCCGACGGGTCGACGACTCGTCGGCAGGAAGTTCAACTGTACCGCGAAGACGAGCACGAGCATGATGCCGAGCCAGAAGTTCGGTGTGCTGATGCCCGCAAGCGAGAACGTCGTCGCGGCGTAGTCGGCGGGCTCGTGTCGCCGAGTCGCGCTGACGACGCCGAGCGGTATCGAGATGACGATCGCGACGACGGTCGCGGCGACGGCGAGTTCGACCGTCGCCGGGAGTCGCGCGAAGATGCGCGCCGCCGCCTCCGTCCCGGAGATGTACGAGTAGCCCATGTCGCCGGTGAGCAGGCCCGCGAGATAGTCGAGGTACTGGACGTACAGCGGTTGGTTCAACCCCAGTTCCTCGGCGATACGTTGCCGAAGCTCGGGGCTGGCGTCTAACGGGGCGATGAAGTTGACGGGGTCGCCCGGCGTGGAGAACCGAAGGAGAAACACCACCGTCACGACACCCCAGACGACGAAGATTCCCTGTAGGCTCCGCTTGATTATGAATCGCGCAAATGACATGATTGGATGGGAGAAGTCCGCGTGCGCCGTCCGTTACGGCTGCATGATTTCGTACGCCTTTATCGACTCGTCGCGGCGCGCCTCCCACTCGATGCGGGAGCTCGCGCCGTAGACGCTGTACTGTCGGTTGAGGAAGATCCACGGCGCCTCGTCGTGGGCGAGCTGGTTCGCCTCCCGCAGTATCTGTTCGCGCTCGTCCTCGTCGGGGGTCTGTCCGGCCTCCTCCATGAGGCCGTCGAACTCCTCGTTGCTCCAACTCGACAGCGACCCGTCAGTCGTGAGCAGCGGGATGAGCGTCTGGCTCGCGTCGAACGTCTCGTTGCCCCAGCCGATGAGGTACCAGTCGGGCATGTCCTCGATGTTGCCGGTCGTGAGTTGCGCGGCGAGGTCACCGAAGTCACGTTGGTTCACCTCGGCCTCGACGTTCGACAGTTCGTTGATGTAGCCGACGACGGCCTGCGCGATCTCGAGGTCCTTCAGGTAGCGGCCGACCGGCGTGTGCAGTTCGAGGGTCGCGCCGGCGAAGCCGCTCTCTTCGACCAGCTGTTCCGCCTGTTCGACGTCGTACGGGTACGGGTCGATGTCCGGGTTGTAGCCGGTGAACCCTTCGAGCGTCGGCTGGCCCGTCGGGTCCGAGAAGTCCGACAGCACCTCCGAGATGATGGTGTCGAGGTCGATGGCGTAGTTCATCGCCTGACGGAACTGCCGGCTCGAGAACGGCTCGACGTCGTAGCGCATCCCGTTGTAGATGACGCGCGTACTCGGCACCGCCTCGACGCCCGCGTCGCCGCTGTCCTCGATACGGCTGACCTCCTGCGGCGGCACGTTGACGATGATGTCGGTCTCGCCGCTGACGAGCTGGTTGACCCGCGTGCTCGACTCGGAGGCCGCGTTGATGGTGAGCGCGTCGACCTCCGCCGGCTCGCGCCAGTAGTCCTCGTACTTCGTGTACTCGACCTGCTCGTCCTGCGTGTAGTTCGACAGCTGGAACGGTCCCGTGCCGTTGGCGTCGCTGTTGATCTCGTTGGACTCTCTCGACTCGATCCAGGACTGCTGGACGATCTCGCCGTAGCTGGCGAGCAGGCCGATAGCCATCGGGTTGACGCCGTCGGAGACGACGTCGACCGCGCGCTCGCCGTCGACGGGCTGTGCCTCGGTGATACCCGCCAACTGGTCGCTCTGCGGACTCGCCAACCCGCCGACGTCCTCGTCAACGATGCGGTTGATGCTGAACGCCACGTCCTCGGGGGTGAGCTCGTCACCGTTGTGGAACGTCACGCCCTCGCGGAGCGTCAGGCGAACGCGGTCCGGCTCCGTCTGTTCGTAGTCCTCGGCGAGACCCTCGATCACCTGCCCTTCGCGGTTGCGGTCGAGTGCGCCCTCGTAGATCTGCATCAGGATGATGTCGGTGTTCGTCTCACGGTGGTCGTGAGGGTCGAGACCGGAGTCCATCTGTCCTTGCGTGATGGTGACGGCGAACTCGCTGTCGTCCTGGTTGTCCTCGCTGTCGGAGGTACCGGTGTCGTTACCGGTGTCGTTGCCACCGCTTTCGTTGCCGGCCGCCGGCGTATCGGTGTTGATCTCGTCGGAGTCACCGGAACAACCGGCGAGCGCTGCGGTTGCCGCGGCACCGCCTGCCAACTGGAGGTAACGGCGTCTGCTAACACGTGACTGCCTGTCTTCAGTCATGAAACCACATGGGTGTTACCCCGATATATATGCTATGGTACTACCAATCGCAATACACCGGCGAGTTTCACCCGAACCGACATTTCGTGGCATACACTTAAGTACGGGACTTACCAAGCGTGCGACATGGCCGCACACCGCCGGTCATCGCTCAGGAATCTGTTCGACCAATCGCCCACCCCGCACATCGCGCACCCGCCGCGGACACACCACCGTCAGTTCTACGTCGCTACCGACGGGTCGTACCGTCCCGACGGTGGGGGCCTCGGGGCCGTCATCGAGACGCGCGACGGCGTGCGAGTCGCCCGCGTCTCGCTGCCCGACGTCGTGCCGAACAACAACGTCGCGGAGTACCGCGCGCTCCACCTCGGACTCGACGTGCTGGCGGCCCGTGCCCCGAAAACCGCGAGTGTCGGCGTTCTCATCGACCACGACGACCTGGCGGCGAACGTCAACGCCGCGACGCTCGCCGCGGCGGACCCGTCGTGGAACCCCGCCGGAACGCCGCCGATTCCCGCCGGCAGCGAGAACCATTGGCGCGGCATCCTCGCGCGCATCTCGGGGTTCGCCGACCTTCGGGCGGCGCGCATCGACAGCCGGGAGAACCCCGCGCACGTGCTGGCGAACGCGCCCACCGAGTACACCCACGTGAACCGCGAGCCCGACCGGTGCGTCCTCCCGGAACCGCTCGGAGCGCCGAGCGTCGGCGACGACGGGGTACTCCCGCCGTCGCGGACGGAACGTCCGGCGGGCGACTGAGGTCCGGTCCGCGTTCCTCGGCACCGACCGCCGAGGACGAAACGCACCAGCTATCAGTTAGCGACGACGACGCTTTCAGAGATGCCGTCACCGTGGACACGACTCCGGGAGGACCTGCGCGCCGCACTGGAGAACGACCCCGCCGCGCTGAGTCGCACGGAGGTACTGCTCACGTACCCCGGAGTCCACGCGCTCTGGATGCACCGCCTCGCACACGCGCTCTGGAACGCGCACCTCCATCTCCCCGCCCGCCTGCTCTCGCACCTCTCGCGCTTTCTCACGGGCGTCGAACTTCACCCGGCGGCGACGGTGGGACGACGGGTGTTCGTCGACCACGGGATGGGCGTCGTCGTCGGCGAGACGGCCGAAATCGGCGACGACGTGGTACTCTACCACGGCGTCACGCTCGGCGGCAACTCGATGCGCCGGACGAAGCGACACCCGACCATCGAGGACGACGTCGTTCTGGGCGCGAACGCGACGCTCGTCGGTCCCATCACCGTCGGCGAAGGCGCACGCGTCGGGGCCGGTGCCGTCGTCATCGACGACGTACCCCCCGGGACCTCCGTCGTCGGCAATCCCGCCCGCCCGGCCGGAGGGTCGTCCGGCGAAAACGGCGGAGACGGCGGTTCGCGCGGGGACGACGACTCCCGCACCGACGAAGCATCCGACGACGCGGCGGACACTCGCGACCGGTGACGGGTCACGCGCGTGTGCCCGAGGGGGAAGATTGATAGGAGGTGTTGGCATACCGCTCGCATGGTCCTCGAAACAGATAGCGCACGGGAGCTCGGTCCCAGAGGTGGTGGCGTACTTCTGCGGACGGTCCGTGTGCGGGCACGCGAACTGGCCCTCCTGTTTTCGGCCGCCGTCGCGCTGACGCTCGTCGCGTTTCGAGCGACCGGTGTCGACTTACAGCGCGCGGCGCTCCGCGCGTACGCCCCGGCGGGAACCGCACTCTCGACGGACCCGTTGGTCTCGCTCGCCGTCGAACTGCAGACCGCGATGCTCGTCGGCGTCTTCGCCACCGGAGCGGTACTGCTCTGGCACACCCGCGAGGAGGTGCGTCCCCACGGGGCGCGGACGGGGCGGCTCTATCTCCTGTCGGCGGGGCTCTTCGTGGTCGGTGTCGCTCTCGGCGCGGCGCTCGTCGTTCCTGCGCTCCTCGAACTGCTCAAGTTCGGCGTCCTCCGGAGCGGGTTCGTCCCCGCGTACCGGCCCTACTGGCTCGCGGAGGTGGCGCTGTTTCTCCCCGTCGCCGTCGGCGTCGCCCTCTCGCTGCCGACGCTGATGGTCGCGCTCGTCGGCGACGGCGTCGTCTCCTCGACGGTGCTGCACCGAGACTGGGGGTTCGCGCTCCTCGGCGTGCTCGCCTACGCGTCGGTGTACTCCCCGCCGGACTCGGTGACGTTCGTCGTCTACGGCGGCGTGCTCCTCGGCGGCTACGTCGCCGGGTTGGTCGTGCTGACGTTCGGGTAGTCAGCAGCGGACGGTGAACCCGGTACTTCTCACGACTCGAAAGCGTTGCAGAGCAGTACCCGAGCGTCGGCCGCGAGAACGCGCTGATGTCACCGGAACGACGACAGGAGACGATGCCCTCCCTCTCTCGACGTCGCCTGCTGTCCGTATCTGCGACCGGCGTCGCCGCACTCGCGGGGTGTACTGCGAGTTCGAGCGAAGATGGCGCGACTGTCAGCGAAAGCGCGACTGCTACCGAGAGTGACGCACGATACTGGTCGCTCCTCTCTCGTCGTTTTCACACAGCGCACTACACCAGTCGAGAACGTAACGAAAATCAGAGTCGGTCGCCGTCGACGAACAGTCGCTACTCTTCCTGTGCGTCCACCACAGCCACGCCCGCGAGGTTGACGATATCGCTTCCACCTTTTTCCGCTCGGGATCGCTCCGCGACCCAGTCGCGCAAAAATCTGGACCAAAAAGATGTGCTCGCGCGTTACTCTTCCTGCGCGTCCACGACCGCCACACCCGCCAGATTCACGATGTCTTTGACTTCGTCGCCGCGCTGGAGCACGTGGACCGGCTTGTCCATGCCGACGAGCATCGGGCCGATGGCCTCCGCGCCGCCGAGGCGCTGGAGCAGTTTGTAGCCGATGTTGCCCGCTTCGAGGTTCGGGAAGATGAGCACGTTCGCCGGTTCGTCGAGGTCCGTGAAGTCGTAGGTGCCTTCGAGAATCTCCTCGACGACAGCGGTGTCGGCCTGCATCTCGCCGTCGACGGGGAAGTCGACCTCGGGGTCCTCGTGCAGCAGCCCCACCGCGTCGCGCGGTTTTCGGGTGCCCTCGTTGTCGACGCTGCCGAAGTTCGAGTACGACAGCATCGCCGCGCGGGGTTCGACGTTGAACCGGCGCGCGAGTTCGGCGGTGTGTTTCGTGACCTCCGCGAGCACGTCCGCCGTCGGGTCGAGGTTCACCGTCGTGTCGGCGGCGAAGATGACCCGGTTCTTGAACGTCAGCATGTACACCCCGGCGGCGTAGTCGGCGTCTTCGGCGGTGCCGATGACCTGCAGCGGCGGTCGAAGCGCCGATGGGTAGTGGTGCGTCAGGCCCGTGAGCAGCGCGTCGGCGTCGCCCTGTTCGACCATCACACTACCGAAGTAGTTACTGTCGCGGCGGATCAGTTCGCCCGCCTCGCTCCGGGTGATGCCTTTGCGCTGGCGGAGTTCGTGGAGTCGGTCGGCGTAGCCCTCGTGGTCCTCGCCCGCCGGGTCGACGATGTTCACGTCGAACTCCAGGCCGAGGTTCGCGGCCGTGTCGCGGATGGTGTCGGCGTCGCCAAGCAGGATGGGTTCGGCGATGCCCTGCTCTCGAATCTGGTAGGCGGCGCGGATCATCTTCTCGTCGGTCCCCTCCGCGAGGGCGACGCGCTTGGGGTTCGACTTCGCCTTGTTGAGGACGACGCGCATCATCTCGCGGGACTTGCCGAGGCGGGCTTCGAGGCGCTCCTCGTAGTCGGCGACGTCGATGTCCTTGCGGGCCGCGCCGCTGGTCATGGCGGCCTGTGCGACGGCGGGCGCGACCTCGAACAGCACGCGCGGGTCGAGCGGTTTCGGGATGATGTACTCGGAACCGAACTGCAACGGCTGGTCGCCGTACGCCTTCACGACGGCGTCGGGCACGTCCTGGCGGGCCAGTTCGGCGAGCGCCTCCGCGGCGGCGACTTTCATCGCCTCGTTGATCTCGGTCGCGCGCACGTCGAGCGCGCCGCGGAAGATGAACGGGAAGCCGAGCACGTTGTTCACCTGGTTCGGGTAGTCCGAGCGCCCCGTCGCCATGATGACCGTGTCGTCGCGGGCGTCTTTCGCCGCCTCGTACGGTATCTCGGGGTCGGGGTTCGCCATCGCGAAGATGACGGGGTCGTCGGCCATCGACCGAACCATCTCCGGCGAGACGATGTCGGCGACGGAGAGACCGACGAACACGTCGGCGCCCTCCATCGCGTCGGCGAGGTCGCCGTTCGGGCGGTCGGCGGCGAACTCGCGCTTGAACTCGTTGACCTCGTCGGAGCGGTCGACGGTGATGATGCCCGAGGAGTCGCACATCGTGATGTTCTCGCGCTTCGCGCCGAGCGAGACGTAGAACCGCGCCGTCGCGATGGCGCTCGCGCCGGCGCCCGAGAAGACGATGTCGAGTTCGTCGAGTTCCTTGTCGACGATTTCGGCGGCGTTCAGAAGCGCCGCGCCGGAGATGATGGCCGTCCCGTGCTGGTCGTCGTGGAAGACGGGGATCGATACCTCCTCGCGGAGTCGCGACTCGATTTCGAAGCACTCGGGCGCTTTGATGTCTTCGAGGTTGATCCCGCCGAACGTCGGCTCCATCGCGGAGACGCACTCGATTATCTCGTCGGGGTCGGCGCGGTCCAACTCGATGTCGAACACGTCGATGTCGGCGAAGCGCTTGAACAGGACGCCCTTACCCTCCATGACGGGCTTCGACGCCTGCGCACCGATGTTGCCGAGGCCGAGCACCGCAGAACCGTTCGATACGACGCCGACCAGGTTGCCTTTGGCGGTGTAGTTGTACGCCTCGTCGGCGTCGTCGGCGATATCCAGACACGGTGCGGCGACGCCGGGCGAGTACGCCAGGCTCAGGTCGCGTTGGGTGTTCGTCGGTTTGGTCGTCGAAATCTCGATTTTGCCGGGAGGTGATTGTCGGTGGTACTCCCGTGCGTCGTCATCCAGCCCCATGGCTGCGGCGACTCTTTCCGTCGGCAAAAAACTATGCATAGCGTCGATATCACGGTTCGACGAACGACGAAACTCAGCGGGTATCGTGACCGAATCTGAACCCCGAGCCGTCGTCGGAGTGCTTCTCTTCGTCGTCGTCGGACTCGTCGCCGCCCGCAGACGTCGTCTCGTCGGTCGTCGACTGCCGCGACCCGGATTCGGACCGACTGCCGGTCCGGTCGTCGTCGCCGAACCGGTCGTCGTCGCCGAATCTATCGTCGTCATCGTGTCGGCTCCCACCGACTCCGCTGTCGGGTCCGTCGTCGCCGTCGTCACCGACAGCACCGTCGCCACCGGCATCGCCATCGTCGCCGCCGTCTCCGTCGGCCGGAATCGTGACGAGGGCGAACGAGGGGTTCGAGTGCCCGAGCACCATCAGTTCGTACATCCGGAAGTACGTCTGGACGACGATTCCGACCGGAAGCGCGATGAGCAGGAACGCCAGAAACGCCACCAGAAGCGTCAGTCCACCCAGAGCGGCGGTGACCGGGGTGAGCATCGCACCGAACACGCTCACGATTGCGATGACGACGACGACGGCTATCGCACCGATGACGAGTCCGGGGATGGCGACGACGATGCTGGTAGCGATGCCGACACCGATTCCGAGGATGGCCCGCATGACGAGGTAGACGAGATACTGCTTCCACTCGCCGCGGAGCGTCGGCCAGAAGCGCCGCCACCCGTCGACGACGCCCACGTCTTCGACGAGCATCACGGCGGTGACGAACGTGTTCGTCAGGCCGACGACGAGGCCGAGAACGACGCTCACGAGGGCGAAGAGAGCGAGCGCCGCGACGATTCCGACGACGCCGACTCCGGCGAAGAGGCCGCTGAAGAGGCCGGGGTCGATACCGTACTCCGAGAGGAGTCCGGGCGCGACGAACGCGAGGACGAACAGCGCGGCCCCGACGAGTATCGGCACGCTGACGACCACGTCGAGGAGCAGTTTGAAGCCGAACAGTCGAAGCCCCTTGCCGAACCGACGGCGGAACGGCCCGCGGATGCGCACGTCGTCGGTGCGGAGGGCGTCGAGGAAGACGAATCGCATCACGTCGCCGATGAGGCGGAACAGGAGGACGAGGGCGAGGAGGACCACGAGGACGCCGCCGACGAGGAGGGCTACCTCGGCGAGCGTCCCGGGGTCGACGCCGGTCGTCGGGTCAGGCGCTGGAGAGGGCGTCGGCTGTGGTTGCGTCGGCACGTCGCCGCTTCCCCCGAAATTACCGAAATTCAGCGGTGAACTGCCGGTGTTCAACACGCCGAGGAAGAAGACGATTACTGCGAGTCGGAGCCACCGACCGAGGCGAAACGGGAACAGGAATCGACGAGTGGAATCTATCGCATCGTCGATTGCATCGATTGCGTACCAGGGCACGGTCGGATGATTTCACTCGCACGACAAATACGTTGCCCTAAAAAGCACAGTTCGGGTGGCGACGCGTTCTCCTGGTTTTACTTTTCGACTACACGGAGAGCAGTTCGTGTCGTTCGACGGCGACGTCGTAGCCGACGGCGTCGACCTCCCGGCTCGGCCACTCGCCGGTTGCGGTGAGCGTCTCGAACCTGTCGCCGGTGACGAGCACCGTGTCCTCGCTCTTCGCGCCCTGAATCGTCGGATTCCACGCGTATCCCATCGGCGCGTGAACGTCGTCGTCGGCCGTCGGCGACGCGAACCACTCGCGTCCGGCGTAGCCCGCCGCGCCGCCCTGATGGTGGTGCTGCCACTCGTCGGGGAACCCGACGCGGTCGTACGCCTCCCGAATCGCGTCGAAGACGCTCGACGCTGCGCCGCCGTGCTCGGCGACATCGCGCGTCGCCGCCAGCGCCGTCGCCTCGACGCGCATCGCCTTCTCGTGTCGCTCGGCGAGCCACTCGGGCGGGTCGAACGCGACGGTTCGGGTCGTGCTCGCGTGGAGGCCGCCGCGTTCGGCCGTCACCGAGACGAGCGCGTAGTCGCCGAGCGGTTCGAGTTTCGGCGTGTAGTGGCGGTACGACTGCGCGCGCTCGGCGCCGCCGACGAGGACGACGGGCGCGTTGATGCCGCGGGCGGAGAGCGTCACGCGCAGCGCCGACGCCGCCTCGTGTTCGGTGTCATCTGCGGTCAGTTGGCGACAGACCTGCTCGACGGCGTCGGCGGTGTCGCGCCCGAGCGCTCGGTACGTCTCGATATCGCCCTTTGAGAGTGGTTGCCGGAGCGCCGAGGCGTTGACCGACTCGAAACCCGGCACCTCGAAGTCCGCCGCGGCGTTCGCCGGCGAGCGGTCGGCGACCGTCTCCGCGAGCGACGACTCGTACCACTGCCCCGTCTCGACCGAGAACTCGTCGGGGAGTTCCTCGTCGACGAGGCGCGGCGCTTCGATGTTGTCGGTGACGACGCGGAACTCGCCGTCCCCGGCGTCTCCGTTCTCGGATGCGACGTACCCCGCGGCGGCGACGCCGAGGTCGGCCGTCGCGCTGACGACGTTGTCGCCGCCGGTGAGCCACGCGAAGGAGTTCGGACGGGCGAACCAGACGGCGTCGAGACCGGTGTCGTCGAGATACTGGCCGAGTCGTCGCCGCCGGTCGGCGAGCGCGTCGGACGGGTCGGCGGTTCCGCTGGTACTGACCCCGGCATCGTCGGTGTGGTCGGTCATGTTCGGGCTAATCGGCGGCACGTACTTCAACCGGTCGAAGGCGGACGACGAGACACGGCAACGAACGACGAGACGGCGGCGGACGAAGCCCGATGCGAACGGACGCGGAACGCCGACTGAGAGCGGGCGACAAAGTCGCCGGTCGGACTGCCTGACTCCGCTGGCTTGTTCGACCGGTGGACGTTCGAGAAGCGGACCAGATGGGCGTTCGGACAGGTCTAAGTACGCCCGCGCCCGACCCTGCGCTAGGGAACATGCTGAGAACACGCACTCGCCCCGACTGGTTCTCGTTTCGACGTTTCGCGGCGTTCACCACCGCGTCGACGGCGCTGCTCATGATGCTGGGTATCTACACCGCAGCGACCGGGTCCGGACTCGCCTGTTCGGCCCAGTGGCCGCTCTGCGACAACGGCCTACTGCCGCAGACCATCCCGAGCTTCATCGAGTGGTTCCACCGTCTCGTCGCGATGGTCGTCGGCTTCCAGATTCTCGGGACCGCGGTGTGGGCGTGGAGGCGCGGGGCCGAACGAGGCGTCAAACTCTCGGCGACGCTCGCGCTCGTCGTGTTGCCGCTGCAGGTGAGCATCGGCGCGGTGACGGTGACGCTGTCGGGACTGATTCCGAACGGCTACTCGGTGCCGACGCAGGCGGCCCACTTCGTCGTCGCGCTGACCATCTTCGGCGCGCTGACGTTCGCGACGCTGCGCGCGTACGAGAGTCACTTCCGCCGGTCGGCGCTCGAACGGGCGACCCTCGCGCTTCCGGCGGCGCTGGTACTGGTCGGACTCGCGGCACTCTCGAGTCGGGTCTGGGCGTTCGTCCCCTACGGATCGGCGACGCAACCGCTGTTCATCGGCACGTCGCTCGGGGCCATCGCGGCGCTACTCGCGGCGCTGGTCTGGATCACCCAAGCGTCGACTGGACGGTCGGAACTGAAACGCCTCCGCCCGCTCGTCGTCTCCGCGCTCGCCTTCGTTGTCCTCGTCGCGCTGCTCGGTCGCGACCTGGTCGTGTACACGTCGCTCGTCCGCGACCTCAACGCGCTGCTGTTCGGTCTCGCGCTCGCGAGCACCGCCGCGGCGGCGTGGCTCGCCCGACGTGCGGAGACGACGGAGACGCCGCCGACACACGGCGTCAGCGGCGACTGAGCGCGTCGTCGTCCCGAGCCATTCGTCTTTGTCCCGTTTTTTCTCCGTTCAGTTTTCAATCTGGTAATAAACACGTCAAACAGAGTGTAGAGTTCCAGTCAGGAAGAAAAGTTGAAGCGTCTGCTCGGCCTCGTCTATCGATATGAAGTCAAACCGTCAGTCCGGCGTCAGTCGTCGGACGTATCTGAAGTTGGCCGGAGCGGGCAGCGTCGCAGGACTCACCGTCACCGCCGGGTGCACCGTCGACACCGGCGGCGACGGCGGGGATGGCGGTGACGGCGGCGACGGCGGGTCCGGCAACGACACCGGAACCGACGGTGGCGACGGCGACGGCGGAAACACGGAGATCGTCCCCGGCACCGCGCCCGGATTCCCGCCGTTCGAGTTCAAAGACGATTCGGGCGAGTTGGTCGGCTTCGACATCGACCTCCTGTCGGCGGTC from Haloprofundus halobius includes:
- a CDS encoding M24 family metallopeptidase — encoded protein: MTDHTDDAGVSTSGTADPSDALADRRRRLGQYLDDTGLDAVWFARPNSFAWLTGGDNVVSATADLGVAAAGYVASENGDAGDGEFRVVTDNIEAPRLVDEELPDEFSVETGQWYESSLAETVADRSPANAAADFEVPGFESVNASALRQPLSKGDIETYRALGRDTADAVEQVCRQLTADDTEHEAASALRVTLSARGINAPVVLVGGAERAQSYRHYTPKLEPLGDYALVSVTAERGGLHASTTRTVAFDPPEWLAERHEKAMRVEATALAATRDVAEHGGAASSVFDAIREAYDRVGFPDEWQHHHQGGAAGYAGREWFASPTADDDVHAPMGYAWNPTIQGAKSEDTVLVTGDRFETLTATGEWPSREVDAVGYDVAVERHELLSV
- a CDS encoding COX15/CtaA family protein, which codes for MLRTRTRPDWFSFRRFAAFTTASTALLMMLGIYTAATGSGLACSAQWPLCDNGLLPQTIPSFIEWFHRLVAMVVGFQILGTAVWAWRRGAERGVKLSATLALVVLPLQVSIGAVTVTLSGLIPNGYSVPTQAAHFVVALTIFGALTFATLRAYESHFRRSALERATLALPAALVLVGLAALSSRVWAFVPYGSATQPLFIGTSLGAIAALLAALVWITQASTGRSELKRLRPLVVSALAFVVLVALLGRDLVVYTSLVRDLNALLFGLALASTAAAAWLARRAETTETPPTHGVSGD
- a CDS encoding NADP-dependent malic enzyme — encoded protein: MGLDDDAREYHRQSPPGKIEISTTKPTNTQRDLSLAYSPGVAAPCLDIADDADEAYNYTAKGNLVGVVSNGSAVLGLGNIGAQASKPVMEGKGVLFKRFADIDVFDIELDRADPDEIIECVSAMEPTFGGINLEDIKAPECFEIESRLREEVSIPVFHDDQHGTAIISGAALLNAAEIVDKELDELDIVFSGAGASAIATARFYVSLGAKRENITMCDSSGIITVDRSDEVNEFKREFAADRPNGDLADAMEGADVFVGLSVADIVSPEMVRSMADDPVIFAMANPDPEIPYEAAKDARDDTVIMATGRSDYPNQVNNVLGFPFIFRGALDVRATEINEAMKVAAAEALAELARQDVPDAVVKAYGDQPLQFGSEYIIPKPLDPRVLFEVAPAVAQAAMTSGAARKDIDVADYEERLEARLGKSREMMRVVLNKAKSNPKRVALAEGTDEKMIRAAYQIREQGIAEPILLGDADTIRDTAANLGLEFDVNIVDPAGEDHEGYADRLHELRQRKGITRSEAGELIRRDSNYFGSVMVEQGDADALLTGLTHHYPSALRPPLQVIGTAEDADYAAGVYMLTFKNRVIFAADTTVNLDPTADVLAEVTKHTAELARRFNVEPRAAMLSYSNFGSVDNEGTRKPRDAVGLLHEDPEVDFPVDGEMQADTAVVEEILEGTYDFTDLDEPANVLIFPNLEAGNIGYKLLQRLGGAEAIGPMLVGMDKPVHVLQRGDEVKDIVNLAGVAVVDAQEE
- a CDS encoding DUF7544 domain-containing protein, which encodes MPWYAIDAIDDAIDSTRRFLFPFRLGRWLRLAVIVFFLGVLNTGSSPLNFGNFGGSGDVPTQPQPTPSPAPDPTTGVDPGTLAEVALLVGGVLVVLLALVLLFRLIGDVMRFVFLDALRTDDVRIRGPFRRRFGKGLRLFGFKLLLDVVVSVPILVGAALFVLAFVAPGLLSEYGIDPGLFSGLFAGVGVVGIVAALALFALVSVVLGLVVGLTNTFVTAVMLVEDVGVVDGWRRFWPTLRGEWKQYLVYLVMRAILGIGVGIATSIVVAIPGLVIGAIAVVVVIAIVSVFGAMLTPVTAALGGLTLLVAFLAFLLIALPVGIVVQTYFRMYELMVLGHSNPSFALVTIPADGDGGDDGDAGGDGAVGDDGDDGPDSGVGGSRHDDDDRFGDDDRFGDDDRTGSRSESGSRQSTTDETTSAGGDESDDDEEKHSDDGSGFRFGHDTR